Proteins found in one Cobetia sp. L2A1 genomic segment:
- a CDS encoding DeoR/GlpR family transcriptional regulator: protein MMQPKRHRAIIELITRQGYASIEQLASHFDVTPQTIRRDLNQLSKAGALKRVHGGAGLESSTVNTAYSTRKTLNLDAKRRIARTLAREIPNHSSLFINIGTSNEMVAEALCDHHGLEVITNNLNVAAILQHKEDFNVIVAGGMVRSRDGGIIGEATIDFINQFKVDVGIIGISGIDEDGSLLEFDYQEVRVAQAIIRNSRQVFLIADHSKFQRNAVVRQGNLSQLDALFTDIQPPESILTLMRNNEVALHLASDSDG, encoded by the coding sequence ATGATGCAGCCCAAGCGCCATCGCGCCATTATCGAACTGATCACTCGTCAGGGTTATGCCTCCATCGAGCAGCTGGCCAGTCATTTCGACGTGACACCCCAGACCATACGTCGCGACCTCAACCAGCTCTCGAAAGCAGGTGCACTCAAGCGCGTGCATGGCGGCGCAGGGCTTGAATCAAGCACGGTGAATACGGCTTACAGCACCCGCAAGACGCTCAATCTCGATGCCAAGCGTCGCATTGCACGCACATTGGCACGTGAAATCCCCAACCACTCTTCGCTATTCATCAACATCGGCACCAGTAACGAGATGGTGGCAGAGGCGTTATGTGACCATCACGGCCTTGAGGTCATCACCAACAACCTGAATGTCGCAGCCATTCTTCAGCATAAGGAAGACTTCAATGTCATCGTGGCTGGCGGCATGGTGCGCTCCCGCGATGGCGGCATCATTGGCGAGGCCACTATCGACTTCATCAATCAATTCAAGGTCGATGTCGGCATCATCGGTATCAGCGGCATCGATGAAGACGGCTCGCTACTGGAATTCGACTATCAGGAAGTGCGCGTCGCCCAAGCGATCATCCGCAACTCGCGCCAGGTATTCCTGATCGCAGATCATTCGAAATTTCAGCGCAATGCAGTCGTCCGTCAGGGCAATCTGAGTCAGTTGGATGCGCTGTTCACGGATATCCAGCCACCGGAAAGCATTCTTACGCTGATGCGCAACAATGAAGTTGCCCTTCACCTGGCCAGTGACAGCGATGGATAG
- the glpD gene encoding glycerol-3-phosphate dehydrogenase: MSRDNDALLDLFIIGGGINGAGIANDASGRGLSVALCEQNDLASATSSASSKLIHGGLRYLEHYEFRLVREALQEREVLLKKAPHIVWPLRFILPHQPHLRPAWMIRAGLFMYDHIGKRETLPASKGLKFGEQSPLVSDITQGFEYSDCWVDDARLVVTNALQARDQGAEIMTRTRCVSARDVEGRWELTLEDIDSGETFVRHARTLVNAAGPWVESFIKGATERTPRYGIRMIQGSHLIVPRINTDDRAFILQNKDKRIVFVLPYQDDFSLVGTTDVRYKGDPSEVACSSDETDYMLDVVNSHFKRKLSREDVISTFSGVRPLCDDESADPSAMTRDYTLHLDDSGAPMLSIFGGKITTYRKLAESALEDLKPLLPSMGEPWTHEKPLPGGDIESRSAFTRQLVRDFPFLGEARARRLASSYGSLCLHFLTGKKSEAELGEELGAGLTTAEVDYLVEREWAREVQDVIWRRTKLTLRLNDEQKARIGQYLQQRLLARAA; the protein is encoded by the coding sequence ATGTCCCGCGACAACGACGCACTTCTTGATCTCTTCATCATCGGCGGCGGCATCAATGGCGCCGGTATCGCCAATGATGCCAGCGGCCGTGGTCTGAGCGTTGCCTTGTGCGAGCAGAACGACCTCGCCAGCGCGACCTCCTCCGCCAGCAGCAAGCTGATCCACGGCGGCCTGCGCTACCTGGAACATTACGAGTTCCGTCTGGTACGTGAGGCATTGCAAGAGCGTGAAGTACTGCTCAAGAAGGCACCGCACATCGTGTGGCCACTCCGCTTCATCCTCCCGCACCAGCCGCATCTGCGTCCGGCGTGGATGATTCGCGCGGGCCTGTTCATGTATGACCACATCGGTAAACGTGAAACGCTGCCGGCCTCCAAGGGGCTCAAGTTCGGTGAACAAAGCCCTCTGGTCAGCGACATTACCCAAGGCTTCGAATACTCCGATTGCTGGGTCGATGACGCTCGTCTGGTCGTCACGAATGCTTTGCAGGCCCGTGATCAAGGCGCTGAGATCATGACGCGTACACGTTGTGTCAGTGCCCGCGATGTCGAAGGCCGCTGGGAGTTGACGTTGGAAGATATCGACAGCGGTGAGACATTCGTACGCCATGCGCGCACCTTGGTAAATGCTGCCGGCCCGTGGGTGGAGTCTTTCATCAAGGGCGCCACCGAACGAACACCGCGTTATGGCATCCGCATGATCCAAGGCAGCCACCTGATCGTCCCGCGCATCAACACCGATGACCGTGCCTTCATCCTGCAGAACAAGGACAAGCGCATCGTCTTCGTGCTGCCGTATCAGGATGACTTCAGTCTGGTCGGGACCACTGACGTGCGCTACAAGGGTGATCCGTCCGAAGTGGCCTGCTCAAGCGATGAGACCGACTACATGCTTGATGTGGTCAATAGCCACTTCAAGCGCAAGCTGAGCCGCGAAGACGTCATCTCGACCTTCTCCGGCGTGCGTCCGCTATGTGATGATGAATCTGCTGATCCATCAGCGATGACGCGTGATTACACCCTGCATCTGGACGACAGCGGTGCGCCAATGCTGTCAATCTTTGGTGGCAAGATCACTACCTATCGCAAGCTGGCCGAGTCTGCACTTGAAGACCTCAAGCCGCTGCTGCCGAGCATGGGCGAACCCTGGACTCATGAGAAGCCGCTGCCGGGTGGCGATATCGAAAGCCGTAGCGCCTTTACCCGCCAGTTGGTTCGTGACTTCCCGTTCCTCGGGGAAGCACGCGCCAGACGCCTGGCCTCCAGCTATGGCAGCCTGTGCCTGCACTTCCTCACCGGCAAGAAGAGCGAAGCCGAATTGGGCGAAGAGCTTGGTGCCGGGCTTACGACAGCTGAAGTGGATTATCTAGTCGAGCGTGAGTGGGCTCGTGAGGTGCAGGATGTCATCTGGCGCCGGACCAAGCTGACCCTACGTCTGAATGACGAGCAGAAGGCACGTATCGGTCAGTATCTACAGCAGCGTCTGCTGGCGCGTGCTGCCTGA
- a CDS encoding class II fumarate hydratase, whose translation MSSQTRRERDSMGELDVPVSALYGAQTQRAVDNFPISGQPLPAAFIRAVARIKLAAAEVNNDLALLDDTRAKAIVQAARQIIDGEHADQFPVDIFQTGSGTSTNMNVNEVLTHLANEHLAKSGSDVNVGANDHVNMGQSSNDVIPTAIHLSAVLAVSESLLPALRHLHEVIARKADEVDHVIKTGRTHLMDAMPIRMSQELGAWQSQVAQAIERFEEVLPRLERLAQGGTAVGSGINAHPEFAERIAARLSRQTGHAFRPADSFFAALSSQDTAVELSGHLRTYAVAMMKISNDLRWMNSGPLAGLGEIELAALQPGSSIMPGKVNPVIPEAAAQVAAQVMGNDAAIGIAGQSGNFQLNVMLPLIASNLLSSITLSTNVSRLLADKAIATFTVREDNLQVPLAKNPILVTALNPVIGYNEAARIAKQAYQAGRPILDVAEEETDISRDELARLLDPARLTAGGIQ comes from the coding sequence ATGAGCAGCCAGACTCGCCGCGAACGTGACAGCATGGGTGAACTCGACGTACCAGTGAGCGCGCTTTACGGCGCCCAGACCCAGCGGGCGGTCGATAACTTCCCGATCAGCGGTCAGCCATTGCCAGCCGCCTTCATTCGCGCCGTGGCGCGTATCAAGTTGGCCGCTGCCGAAGTGAATAATGACCTGGCGCTGCTGGATGACACCCGCGCGAAGGCGATTGTGCAGGCAGCACGTCAGATCATCGACGGCGAGCATGCCGATCAGTTTCCGGTTGATATCTTCCAGACGGGGTCTGGTACTTCCACCAACATGAACGTCAATGAAGTGCTGACCCATCTGGCCAATGAGCATCTGGCGAAGTCTGGCAGTGATGTCAATGTGGGTGCCAATGATCACGTCAACATGGGACAGTCGAGCAATGACGTCATCCCGACGGCCATCCATCTTTCAGCGGTGTTGGCGGTCAGCGAGTCACTGCTCCCTGCGTTGCGTCACCTCCATGAAGTGATCGCCCGCAAGGCCGATGAGGTAGATCACGTCATCAAGACCGGTCGTACCCACCTGATGGATGCGATGCCGATCCGCATGAGCCAGGAATTGGGTGCCTGGCAGTCACAGGTGGCTCAGGCCATCGAGCGCTTTGAGGAAGTTCTGCCGCGTCTTGAACGCCTCGCGCAGGGCGGTACCGCCGTCGGTAGCGGCATCAATGCTCACCCGGAATTTGCTGAACGCATCGCTGCGCGTCTATCGCGCCAGACAGGTCATGCCTTCCGCCCGGCAGATAGCTTCTTTGCGGCACTGTCATCGCAGGACACCGCAGTGGAGCTTTCCGGACATCTGCGCACCTATGCAGTGGCGATGATGAAGATCAGTAATGATCTGCGTTGGATGAATTCCGGCCCGCTGGCGGGGCTGGGTGAGATCGAACTTGCAGCCTTGCAGCCCGGTAGCTCCATCATGCCCGGCAAGGTCAATCCTGTGATTCCGGAGGCGGCGGCGCAAGTTGCGGCTCAGGTAATGGGTAATGACGCGGCCATCGGCATTGCCGGACAGAGCGGCAATTTCCAGCTCAATGTCATGCTGCCACTGATTGCCAGCAATCTACTGTCGTCGATCACGCTGAGCACCAACGTCAGCCGCCTGCTGGCGGACAAGGCCATCGCCACCTTCACGGTGCGTGAAGACAACCTGCAGGTGCCGCTGGCGAAGAACCCGATATTGGTGACGGCGCTCAATCCTGTGATCGGTTACAACGAGGCGGCGCGCATTGCCAAGCAGGCCTATCAGGCGGGTCGTCCGATTCTCGATGTCGCCGAGGAAGAGACCGATATTTCCCGTGATGAGCTTGCACGCTTGCTAGACCCTGCTCGCTTGACTGCAGGCGGTATCCAGTAA
- a CDS encoding peroxiredoxin-like family protein yields the protein MKNVDKILNQAKAFQQGADAIASGDKAPDFSLPAASGQLVSLEELLKSGPVVVTFYRGDWCPYCSLQLNALNARLDDIHALGAQLVAISPQVPDDSLSENDISAMKFWVLSDQDAKVASRYGVAWKVPEYLAEHMRVDRGLDLAAINNGDGSILPIPATFIINREGTVTWRHVDVDYRTRSEPEDIITELKQLG from the coding sequence ATGAAAAATGTCGATAAGATCCTCAATCAAGCCAAGGCCTTTCAACAAGGTGCCGATGCCATCGCTTCAGGCGACAAGGCACCCGACTTCTCGTTGCCTGCGGCATCAGGTCAATTGGTGTCACTCGAGGAATTGCTGAAATCCGGTCCGGTGGTCGTGACCTTTTATCGTGGTGACTGGTGCCCCTATTGCAGCCTGCAACTGAATGCCTTGAATGCACGACTCGATGATATACACGCACTAGGTGCACAGCTGGTGGCCATCAGTCCGCAGGTTCCTGATGACTCCTTGAGCGAGAATGACATCAGCGCGATGAAGTTCTGGGTATTGTCGGACCAGGATGCAAAAGTTGCCTCTCGCTATGGCGTCGCTTGGAAAGTCCCGGAATATCTTGCAGAACACATGCGCGTAGATCGTGGGTTGGACCTGGCTGCCATCAACAACGGTGATGGCAGCATATTGCCGATCCCGGCAACATTCATCATCAATCGAGAGGGTACGGTGACGTGGCGTCATGTCGATGTCGATTATCGAACACGCTCGGAACCTGAAGATATCATCACCGAATTGAAGCAGCTGGGTTGA
- a CDS encoding FUSC family protein — MKWLSFNPYFTYLHRQRLHILRVSVALTLCFAIIELFNLPHSSWALVSTVMVMGNLPHVGGVLDKGWQRLVGTLLGGLWGLILILVAEPLPGVVPFWSIVGIALALNATFSNRYGYSSLLFCVTLLMVIGDGNHDLGIGLWRVFNVVLGTLVSIVVSVVLLPQKATDVFRFLLADNLDKLARLYHGHTKAEREGANEALALVRATSAQLVKQRGLVDAVAQEGRIDRGAIEEILSFERRMISTIELLQETHWNTREGHEFIEGLEGLRDAQHRLARALGTLAFQVRTGQSIELTVTPFDLQRYADVRNVVSHKGRALFSPAGYLWLNRELARLTEALAERLGLLERLPSQRLQQRLPGHGLISDARRLFLPEDPTPGDTAVPTRPADTPGEKASTTPETPHASTDTTGPASSSPSSRRDS; from the coding sequence ATGAAATGGCTCTCGTTCAATCCTTATTTCACCTATCTGCACCGCCAGCGGCTGCATATCCTGCGCGTTAGCGTGGCACTGACGCTATGCTTCGCGATCATCGAGCTGTTCAACTTGCCGCACAGTTCCTGGGCTCTGGTCAGCACCGTGATGGTGATGGGCAACCTGCCCCACGTCGGCGGCGTGCTGGACAAGGGGTGGCAACGTCTCGTCGGAACGCTACTGGGCGGGCTATGGGGGCTCATCCTGATTCTGGTTGCAGAGCCACTTCCCGGCGTGGTGCCCTTCTGGAGCATTGTCGGTATCGCATTGGCATTGAATGCCACCTTCAGCAATCGCTATGGCTATAGCTCGCTGTTGTTCTGCGTCACGCTTCTGATGGTGATCGGTGATGGCAATCACGACCTGGGCATCGGCCTGTGGCGTGTCTTCAATGTCGTGCTCGGCACCTTGGTCAGCATCGTCGTCAGCGTGGTGCTGTTGCCACAGAAAGCCACGGACGTGTTCCGCTTCCTGCTGGCTGACAACCTCGACAAGCTGGCACGCCTCTATCATGGGCATACCAAGGCAGAGCGCGAAGGTGCCAATGAAGCCCTGGCGCTGGTGCGTGCCACCTCGGCCCAGCTGGTCAAGCAACGGGGACTGGTGGACGCCGTTGCTCAGGAGGGCCGCATCGATCGCGGGGCAATCGAGGAAATTCTGTCATTCGAGCGTCGCATGATCTCGACCATTGAACTGCTGCAGGAAACACACTGGAATACCCGCGAGGGCCATGAATTCATCGAGGGACTGGAGGGGCTCCGCGATGCGCAACATCGTCTGGCGCGTGCACTCGGCACATTGGCCTTCCAGGTGCGTACCGGACAGTCGATTGAGCTCACGGTCACCCCGTTTGATCTACAACGCTATGCCGATGTCCGTAACGTCGTAAGCCACAAGGGACGCGCGCTATTCAGTCCTGCAGGCTATCTGTGGCTGAATCGTGAACTGGCACGTCTGACGGAAGCACTGGCGGAGCGCTTGGGCCTGTTGGAACGCCTGCCTAGCCAGCGCTTGCAACAGCGCCTGCCAGGGCATGGGTTGATCAGCGATGCTCGCCGCCTGTTCTTGCCGGAAGACCCGACTCCGGGCGACACCGCGGTGCCGACAAGGCCCGCCGACACGCCGGGTGAGAAAGCCAGTACGACGCCAGAGACTCCACACGCTTCTACTGACACAACTGGACCAGCCTCCTCGAGCCCCTCGTCACGGAGAGACTCATGA
- the nadB gene encoding L-aspartate oxidase: MSQSFSEHQQDVHDVLIVGGGAAGLTLALSLADNLSKAPIARRVTLLRPAREAQGASRWAQGGIAAVLAPEDDVESHVADTLIAGDGLCNERAVRFTVSHSREAIEWLIALGVPFTPAEADASYPYHLTREGGHGRRRIIHAADATGRALLETLSAHVEAHPAIKVLDDLLAVDIAVTDKRVDGLWVMDDKGQQCLLKAHDLVLATGGASGLFAHATSPSASVGDGMAMAARAGASLMNLEFQQFHPTCLYDPQGGPFLISEAVRGEGGLLIRPDGHRFMFDHDPRLELAPRDVVARAILSEMRTHDLAHVNLDISALGADAIRHHFPTIAEHCLTRGIDITCTPIPVVPAAHYSCGGIATGLDGASDLTGLWAIGEVACTGLHGANRMASNSLLECLVQARACGEALGAPRKAIDAPRKPTLRALPSLQTQLLQYLADHRSVWQRVIVLRADEARERLDALRKLMSLRAGIERSQRGLDVALQQMMDWITPASDSAETDTSGRETLPQHTASLSHLSLYQALTLAPLLLISAHQRHESRGLHFVRDYPMPAPRARDSIIRLSV, translated from the coding sequence ATGAGCCAGTCATTCTCAGAGCATCAACAGGATGTACATGATGTGCTGATCGTCGGTGGTGGTGCTGCCGGCCTGACATTGGCACTCAGTCTCGCCGATAACCTTTCCAAGGCACCTATTGCACGACGCGTCACCTTGCTACGTCCCGCTCGCGAGGCGCAAGGTGCCAGTCGCTGGGCACAAGGCGGGATTGCCGCAGTACTGGCACCTGAAGATGATGTCGAATCACATGTGGCCGACACCTTGATTGCCGGTGATGGACTATGCAATGAGCGCGCAGTTCGCTTCACTGTCAGTCATTCCCGCGAGGCCATCGAATGGCTCATCGCGCTTGGCGTACCCTTTACGCCCGCTGAGGCAGATGCAAGTTATCCCTATCATCTGACACGGGAAGGTGGACACGGAAGGCGGCGCATCATTCATGCGGCAGACGCTACTGGGCGCGCCTTGCTCGAGACACTCAGTGCGCATGTTGAGGCGCACCCTGCCATCAAGGTGCTAGATGATCTGCTGGCGGTCGATATTGCCGTGACGGACAAGCGAGTCGATGGCTTATGGGTGATGGATGACAAGGGGCAGCAATGCTTGCTGAAAGCCCATGACCTGGTGCTGGCTACCGGTGGTGCCAGTGGCCTTTTCGCGCATGCTACCAGCCCCAGCGCCAGTGTCGGCGACGGCATGGCAATGGCCGCACGCGCGGGTGCCAGCCTGATGAACCTCGAGTTCCAGCAGTTTCACCCCACCTGCCTGTATGACCCACAAGGTGGGCCTTTCTTGATTTCCGAGGCAGTACGCGGAGAAGGCGGCCTTCTCATACGCCCCGATGGCCATCGTTTCATGTTCGATCATGACCCACGGTTGGAGCTGGCACCGCGCGATGTGGTGGCACGCGCCATCTTGTCGGAAATGCGCACCCATGATCTCGCACATGTGAATCTGGATATCAGCGCACTGGGGGCGGACGCCATTCGCCATCACTTCCCGACAATCGCTGAGCATTGCTTGACGCGTGGCATCGACATCACCTGCACACCGATCCCCGTCGTACCCGCGGCGCACTATAGCTGTGGTGGTATTGCAACCGGACTCGACGGGGCAAGTGATCTGACCGGACTGTGGGCGATCGGCGAAGTAGCCTGCACGGGGTTGCATGGGGCCAATCGCATGGCCAGCAACTCACTACTGGAATGTCTAGTGCAGGCGCGGGCCTGTGGCGAGGCATTGGGTGCACCCCGCAAAGCCATCGATGCACCACGCAAGCCGACACTACGCGCATTGCCATCCCTGCAGACGCAGCTTCTGCAGTACCTGGCAGATCATCGCAGTGTGTGGCAACGGGTCATTGTCCTACGCGCCGATGAGGCACGTGAACGACTCGATGCCCTGCGCAAACTCATGAGCCTGCGGGCGGGTATTGAGCGCAGTCAGCGAGGCCTGGACGTGGCGCTTCAGCAGATGATGGACTGGATAACGCCAGCAAGCGACAGCGCCGAAACAGACACCAGCGGTCGCGAGACATTACCGCAACATACCGCTAGCCTTAGCCATCTATCGCTCTATCAGGCCTTGACACTGGCACCGCTTCTGCTCATCAGCGCTCATCAGCGTCATGAGTCGCGCGGGCTACACTTCGTGCGTGATTACCCGATGCCGGCTCCCCGTGCTCGTGACAGTATCATTCGCTTGTCAGTCTGA
- a CDS encoding FAD assembly factor SdhE, whose protein sequence is MEDVIRKRLHWHSRRGMWELDLLLLPFLEQRYDALSDQDKAIYVDLLAEEDQDLFVWLMKRNPSGNPEYQRLIDMVIANAENAHRDQFKGL, encoded by the coding sequence ATGGAAGATGTGATTCGTAAGCGGCTTCACTGGCATTCGCGTCGCGGTATGTGGGAGCTGGATCTGTTGCTGCTGCCTTTCCTGGAACAACGTTATGATGCGTTGAGCGACCAGGACAAGGCGATTTACGTGGACTTGCTGGCAGAAGAGGACCAAGACCTCTTCGTCTGGCTGATGAAGCGTAACCCGTCGGGTAACCCGGAGTATCAGCGTCTGATCGACATGGTTATTGCCAATGCCGAAAATGCCCACCGCGATCAGTTTAAAGGCCTCTAA
- a CDS encoding integration host factor subunit beta encodes MTKSELIEQIAVRQPELSLKDVEAAVRIILDDVTDSLAHGGRVEIRGFGSFSLHYREPRLGRNPKTGEPVQLDGKFVPHFKPGKELREQVDASRALGY; translated from the coding sequence ATGACCAAGTCCGAGCTAATCGAGCAGATAGCAGTGCGACAGCCTGAATTGTCGCTCAAGGATGTAGAGGCCGCCGTCCGCATCATTCTCGATGATGTAACCGACTCACTGGCCCATGGTGGCCGAGTCGAGATCCGTGGCTTTGGCAGCTTCTCGTTGCACTACCGCGAGCCACGTCTGGGACGTAACCCCAAGACAGGCGAGCCGGTGCAGCTGGACGGCAAGTTCGTCCCGCATTTCAAGCCGGGCAAGGAGCTCCGCGAACAAGTCGACGCAAGTCGCGCGCTTGGCTACTGA
- a CDS encoding lipopolysaccharide assembly protein LapA domain-containing protein: MRWLKGLVLAVILLIVLLVGILFAVHNQQAVPLDLIWVELPAASLSMWLLFSLAIGVVLGMVAMTGMYLRLRTLLTRAQRRNQQQRKELDQLRIQEIKEVA, translated from the coding sequence ATGCGTTGGCTAAAAGGTCTCGTTCTGGCCGTGATCCTGCTGATCGTCCTGCTGGTCGGCATTCTGTTTGCCGTTCACAATCAGCAAGCCGTGCCCCTCGATCTTATCTGGGTTGAACTTCCCGCCGCCTCTCTTTCCATGTGGCTGCTATTCTCCCTGGCCATCGGAGTGGTACTTGGCATGGTGGCAATGACGGGTATGTACCTGCGTCTGCGCACCCTGTTGACTCGTGCGCAGCGACGCAATCAGCAGCAACGCAAGGAACTGGACCAGTTGCGTATCCAGGAGATCAAGGAAGTGGCATAA
- the lapB gene encoding lipopolysaccharide assembly protein LapB — translation MPDLMMLGILMAAIAIGFWLGRRDRRPETQTPAPTSLSRDYFVGLNHLLNEQPDRAIETFVQALEVNSDTVDTHIALGNLYRSRGEVDRAVKIHQNLLARPALDSDQGERVQLELARDFMRSGVYDRAEKLLEALLKQAQNECHRRDGRRLLIDLLEREREWEAALEVAHSILRQEGGVRRAAAHWHCELAALDIAEGSLALARKRLKQALSTDEKCVRANWMLAEIEFDHANYKQSIRLLQRIPRQDTGFTPITLEPLGNAFRMLDDENGLVRHLHQEVERAPYTTTVISLAQLIERRDGVEAAASFASQQLHRHPSLRGVDYLLDLYLLDADERETERFNLLKRHTQQLIEARPRHRCHRCGFEASLLIWQCPKCRHWGTVKPITGLEGE, via the coding sequence ATGCCTGATCTGATGATGCTGGGAATACTGATGGCGGCCATCGCCATTGGCTTCTGGCTGGGGCGACGTGATCGTCGCCCCGAGACACAGACTCCAGCGCCGACCTCTTTATCCCGCGACTATTTCGTTGGCCTCAATCATCTGCTCAATGAGCAGCCTGATCGCGCCATTGAAACCTTCGTTCAGGCACTGGAAGTCAACAGTGATACGGTCGATACCCACATCGCACTGGGGAATCTTTACCGCAGTCGCGGTGAGGTCGATCGGGCAGTCAAGATCCATCAGAACCTGTTGGCACGCCCGGCACTCGACAGTGACCAGGGTGAACGAGTTCAACTGGAGCTCGCCCGCGACTTCATGCGCTCAGGGGTTTACGATCGTGCCGAGAAGCTGCTTGAAGCGCTGCTCAAACAGGCGCAGAACGAGTGCCATCGCCGCGATGGCAGGCGTTTGCTGATTGACCTCCTGGAACGCGAACGCGAGTGGGAAGCCGCCCTGGAAGTCGCACACTCTATTCTGCGACAGGAAGGCGGGGTTCGCCGTGCAGCGGCACATTGGCACTGTGAGCTAGCCGCTCTCGATATTGCAGAAGGTAGCTTGGCGCTCGCCCGCAAGCGCCTCAAGCAGGCACTGTCTACCGACGAGAAGTGCGTGCGTGCCAACTGGATGCTGGCAGAGATCGAATTTGATCATGCCAACTACAAACAGAGCATCCGCTTGCTGCAACGTATTCCACGCCAGGATACCGGCTTCACTCCCATTACCCTGGAACCGCTCGGCAATGCCTTTCGTATGCTTGATGATGAAAATGGCTTGGTGCGCCATCTTCATCAAGAAGTCGAGCGTGCCCCCTACACCACGACCGTCATCAGCTTGGCCCAGTTAATCGAGCGCCGTGATGGCGTCGAGGCAGCCGCCAGTTTTGCCAGCCAACAGCTTCATCGACACCCGAGCTTGCGTGGGGTCGACTATCTGCTCGATCTCTACCTGCTGGATGCCGACGAGCGCGAGACAGAGCGCTTCAATCTACTCAAGCGCCATACTCAGCAGCTGATCGAAGCACGCCCGCGCCATCGTTGTCACCGCTGCGGTTTTGAAGCCTCACTGCTGATCTGGCAATGCCCCAAGTGCCGTCACTGGGGGACTGTCAAGCCGATTACAGGCCTTGAAGGCGAGTAG